The genomic window GGAACGGCGCACGCAGATCGTCGAGCTCGCCTCGGGCGACGAGGAGAGGAACGCCAGCTGGGCCAATTCGCGTCGGCGCTACGACGTCGCCTATGGCATCCGCCGCGCCGACGATCTCGCGGCGGTCGTCGCCTTCTTCGAGGCGCGCAACGGCCGCCTGCATGGATTCCGGTTCAAGGACTGGGGCGATCACAAGTCCTGCCTGCCCTCGGGCGCGCCATCGCCGACCGATCAGGCGATCGGCACCGGCGACGGCACGACGACCGCCTTCCAGCTGGTCAAGCGCTACGCATCCGGCGCGCAATCGTGGTCGCGCGCAATCGCCAAGCCGGTGGCGGGAACCGTGCGCATCGCACTCGGCGGAGTCGAGCAGCTCTCCGGCTGGACCGTCGACACCACGACGGGGGTCGTCAGCTTTGGCGCGGCGCCGGGCTCCGGCGTCGCGATCACTGCGGCCTTTGAGTTCGACGTCCCGGTTCGTTTCGACACCGATGCGCTCGACGTGACGCTCGACCTCGAGCGGCTCGGCTCGATAACCTCCATTCCGCTGCTGGAACTGCGCCGATGAAATCCCTCGATCCAGCACTGCAGGCCCATCTCGACGAGGGCGCGACGACGCTCGCGTGGTGCTGGCGGATCGCCCGCGCGGACGGCGCGAGTTTCGGCTTCACCGACCACGACCGGACGCTCGCCTTCGATGGCACCGACTTCGAGCCGGAGAGCGGGCTGACCGCCTCGGAGGTCCGTTCCGGTTCGGACCTGTCGGTCGATGCGCAGGATGCCGAGGGCGTGCTGACCTCGGACCGGATCACCGAGGCCGACATTCTCGACGGACGCTGGGACAACGCTGAGGTCGATGTCTGGCGGGTGAACTGGGCCGATACCGGGCAGCGCGTCCTGCTGCGCCGGGGCGCCATCGGCCAGATCCGGCGTGGGCGGCTGGCCTTTGTCGCCGAGGTTCGCTCGCTCGCCCATGTGCTCGGCCAGACGGTCGGGCGGACCTTCCAGGCAACTTGCGACGCCGCGCTCGGTGACGTGCGCTGCGGCGTCGATCTGGAGGACCCGGCCGTGAAGGGAACGGGTGCCGTGATCGACCTTTTGCGCGACCGGGCCTTCACCGCCTCGGGCCTCGGCGGCTTCACCTCCGGCTGGTTCACCTTCGGCACGCTGGACTGGACGAGCGGCGCGAACGCGGGACGGCGCACCGAGGTGCTGGGCCATGACGTGACGGACGGCATCGCCGTGCTGACGCTGCTCGAAGCGCCGGTGCGCGCTATCGTCGAAGGCGACGGCTTCACTATCCGCGCGGGCTGCGACAAGCGGATGGAGACCTGCGGGGCGAAGTTCGCCAACATCGCCAACTTCCGCGGCTTCCCGCACATTCCCGGCCAGGACGCCGTGCTGCGCTATGCCACGAAGGATGGCGGGCACGAGGGGTCCGTGCTGTGAACGCCGACCCCATGCGTGTCATCGCCATCGCGCGGGCCTGGCTGGGCACGCCCTACCACGACCAGGCCAGCCTTCGGGGCGTCGGCTGTGACTGCCTCGGGCTGGCCCGTGGCGTCTGGCGCGAGGTGGTGGGGCCAGAGCCGTTCCCGATCCCGCCCTACAGCCGCGACTGGGGCGAGATGGGCCCGCGCGAGGTTCTGGCCGAGGGCGCGAGCGCCATGATGATCGAGGTGTCGCCCGCCGAGCCCGGGCCCGGCGCGCTGGTGCTCTTCCGCATGAGGCCGCGCGCAATCGCCAAGCATGTCGGGATCCTGACGGAGCCCGACAGCTTCCTCCATGCCTACGAGCGGCTCGGCGTGATCGAGGAACCGCTCACCATCGCCTGGCGGCGGCGCATCGCCTTCGCCTTCCTGTTTCCGCAACGCTGAGACCCCGACATGGCCACCCTCGTTCTCGGTGCCGCTGGCGCTGCCATCGGCGGTTCGATCGGCGGCGCGATCCTCGGCGTCAGCGCCGCGACCATCGGCGGCTTCATCGGCTCGACCATCGGCTCGGTCGTCGACAGCTGGATCATCTCGTCGCTGGCGCCGATGCAACGCATCGAGGGCGCGCGGCTCGACACGCTCCGCATCACCTCGGCCAGCGAAGGCGCGGTGATCCCCCGGCTCTACGGTCGCATGCGGATGGGCGGCAACATCATCTGGGCGACCGATTTCCGCGAGGAGACCAAGACCACCACGCAAGGCGGCGGCAAGGGCGGCGGGGGCGGCAAGGTCAAGACGACCGAGTATCTCTACTACGCGAGCTTCGCCGTCGCCTTGTGCGAGGGCCCGATCACCGGCATCGGACGCATCTGGGCCGACGGCAAGCCGATGGACCTCTCCGGCGTTACCTGGCGCTGGTATCCCGGCAGTGAGGCTCAAGGTCCCGATCCGTTCATCGCGGCCAGGATGGGCGCGGCCAACACGCCCGCCTATCGCGGCACGGCCTATGTGGTCTTCGAGGAACTCGCGCTCTCGACCTTCGGCAACCGCCTGCCGCAGCTGTCCTTCGAGGTGTTCCGGCCGCTGGCCGATCCGGACACCGCCGAGGGGCTGACCCGCGCCGTCACCATGATCCCGGCCTCCGGGGAGTTCACCTATGCGACGCAGGCCATCTGCAAGACCGATGGCGGCGCGACGGTGCCGGAGAACCTGAACGCGCTCGCAGACTCCACGAACATGGTGGAAGCGCTGGACCGGCTGCAGGCGATGGCTCCGGCGGTCGAGAGCGTATCGCTGGTGGTCGCCTGGTTCGGCGACGATCTGCGCGCGGGATCGTGCAAGGTGCGGCCGGGCGTCGAGGTGACGGCCAAGTCGACCACGCCCGCCACATGGTCGGTGAATGGCGTCAGCCGCGCCAGCGCCTTCCTCGTCAGCCGCGACGACCAGGATCGCCCGGTCTATGGCGGCACGCCGTCCGACTTCGCCGTGGTGCAGGCGATCCAGGAGATGAAGGCCCGCGGGCTGCGGGTCACCTTCTATCCGTTCATCCTGATGGACGTGCCGCCCGGCAACAGCCTGCCAAACCCGTATTCCGATAACGCCGCCGAGACCGGCCAGCCCGTTTTTCCCTGGCGAGGACGGATCACCTGTTCTCCCGCGGCGGGGTTCGCAGGGACCGTGGACAAGACCGCCACGGCCGCCGCGCAGGTGGCGGCGCTGTTCGGCGCGGCCACGCCCGCCAGCTTCAGCGTCTCGGGTCAGTCGGTTTCGTGGACCGGCACGCCCGGCGACTGGGGCCTGCGGCGCATGGTGCTGCACTACGCCCATCTCTGCGCGGCGGCGGGCGGGGTCGACGCCTTCCTGATCGGCACCGAGATGCCGGGGCTGACGACGATCCGCTCGGGCGCCAGCACCTACCCGGCGGTGCAGGCCTATCGGGACCTGCTCGCGGATGTCCGCTCGATCCTCGGGTCCGGGACAAAGATCGGCTATGCCGCGGACTGGTCGGAGTATTTCGGGCACCAGCCGGGCGACGGTTCGGGCGATGTGTTCTTTCACCTCGATCCGCTCTGGGCCGATCCGGAGATCGATTTCGTCGGGATCGACAATTACATGCCACTGTCGGACTGGCGGGACGGGTTCGAGCATCTCGATGCAGCCGAGGGCTGGCCCGCGATCTACGACCGGGCCTACCTGCAGGGGAACATCGCGGGCGGCGAAGGCTTCGACTGGTTCTACGCCAGCGCGGCCGATCGATCCGCGCAGGTCCGCACCCCCATCACGGATGGCGGCGCGGCCAAGCCGTGGGTGTTCCGCTACAAGGATCTGTGCGCCTGGTGGTCGAACGCGCATTACGACCGCCCGGGCGGGGTGGAGAGCGGGACTCCGACGGCGTGGGCGCCGCAATCCAAGCCGATCTGGTTCACCGAGCTCGGCTGCCCGGCCATCGACCGGGGCACGAACCAGCCGAACGTCTTCTTCGACCCGAAGTCGTCGGAGAGCTTCACGCCGCATTTCTCGCGGGGCTGGCGCGATGACGCGATCCAGCGCGCCTATCTCGAGGCGACGTATCTCTGGTGGGGCGATGCCGCGAACAACCCGCTGTCCTCCGTCTATGGCGGTCGGATGGTGCATGTGCCCGAATGCGCCGCCTGGACATGGGACGCGCGGCCGTACCCGTTCTTTCCGGCGCTGACCGACGTCTGGACGGACGGGGCGAACTGGCGGCTGGGGCACTGGCTGACCGGGCGGCTCGGCGCGGTGTCGCTCGCTGCTCTGGTCCGGCACCTCTGCCTGCGGGCGGGGCTACCGGAAGACCGTATCGATGTCACGGGGCTCTGGGGCGCGGTGGAGGGTTACGCCATCACGGCGCTCGAAAGCCCGCGCGCCTCCATCACGACGCTGTCGCGCCACTTCGGCTTCGACGCCGTCGAGACCGAGGGTGTGATCCGCTTCGTCATGCGCGGCCGGGCCTCCGTCGCGACCCTTGCTCCGGACGATCTGGTCGCCGGACGTGAAGGAGACATTCTCGAGTTGACCCGCGGCCAGGAGACCGAACTGCCGCAGGCGCTGAAGTGGCAGGTGGCGCGGGCGGACGAGGATTACGACGCCGCCCTCGTCGAGGCGCGGCGCATCACGGTGGAGACGACCCGGATCGCCTCCGAGTCTTTCCCGATGGCGGTGCCGCCCGAGGAGGCCGAGCGCCGCTGCCGCCGCGCGCTGATGGAGGCGTGGGTGGGCCGCGAGACGGCGGCGTTCCGTCTGCCGCCGTCTCGCTTGGCGCTCGATCCGGCCGATGCGATCCGGCTCGCCCACGATGGTCGGCTGGTCGACCTGCGGCTCGTCTCCATCGCCGACGCCGAGGCGCGCGGCATCGAGGCGGTGTGCCAGGACCGGGCGACCTACGATCTGCCGCCCGGCGATCCCCGCGCGGCGTCGCTGACGCGCGCCGTGGTGTTCGGCGCGCCGGATGCGGTGCTGATGGACCTGCCGCAGCTGACCGAGGACCAGCCCGCGCATCGGCCGTTGGTCGCCGCGCATGCGGTACCTTGGCCGGGCGAGATGGCGGTGTTCCGCAGCCCCTCGACCGATGGCTTCGAGTTGCTGACCGCGTTCGGCAGCCGCGCCCGGATCGGGGCTCTGGTCTCCGACTTCTTCGCGGGGCCGACGTCGCGCTTCGACCTCGGCAATACGCTGGTGGTCGATATGCTGACCGGCACGCTGGAAAGCGTCACCGACCTGACGCTGTTCGGCGGCGCCAATGCGCTGGCCATCGAAAGCACGTCCGGCGTCTGGGAGATCGTGCAGGCGGGCGCGGCGGAGCTGCTCGCGCCCGGCCGGTATCGGCTGACACGTCTCCTGCGCGGTCAGCGCGGCACCGAGGGCGCGATGGGTAATCCGGCGCCTGCGGGGGCGCGGGTCGTGGTGCTGGACACCGCGCTGGCGTCCCTGCCGATCGCCGAGGCCGATCTCGGTATCCCGTGGAACTGGCGCATCGGCCCCGCAAGCCGTCCGGTCAGCGACGAGACCTATGTCGCACAGGCCTTCACGCCTGCGGGCATCGGGCTCCGTCCGTTCTCTGTTGTCCATGTGGGGCAGCCGTGGCGCAGGCCGCGGGCGCCGGGCGATCTGACGATCCGCTGGACACGCCGGTCCCGAGCCCTCGCGGCCGACAGCTGGGGCGGGCTTGAGGTGCCACTGACCGAGGAACTGGACGCCTACGAGGTGGAGATCCTCGACGGTGCCACCGTGAGGCGGGTGCTGAGCGCGACCACGACCAGCGCGATCTACACCGCCGCCCAGCAGACCGACGATTGGGGCGGGCCGCTCGGCCCCGGCGACGCGCTCGACATCCGCATTTTTCAGCTCTCCGCCCTCGTCGGGCGGGGCGCGCCCAAGACCGTCACGCTGATACTCTGAAGGCCATCCCATGTCCGACGCCACGACCCATCTCCTGCTGCCCTACATCCTCGCGGCGCAGGCCCAGAAGCACGTCACCCATAACGAGGCGCTGCGGATCCTCGACGGGCTCGTCCAGCTCTCGGTTCTGGATCGCGATCTGGCAGCGCCCCCGGCGAGCCCCGCGGACGGCGACCGCTACATCATAGGCTCCGGCGCGACGGGCGACTGGGCGGGCTGGGACCTGAACGTCGCGCTCTGGACCGATGGCGCCTGGCTGCGCCTGCCGCCACGCACAGGCTGGAGGGCATGGGTCGAGGACGAGCGTCTGCTGCTGGTTTTCGATGGCGCGGGCTGGGTCGGCACCACGCCGAGCGAGTTGCAGAATATGGCGCTGCTCGGGGTCGGCACGACGGCGGATGCATCGAACCCGTTCTCGGCCAAGCTGAACGCCGCGCTCTGGACGGCGAAGACCGTGGCCGAAGGCGGGACCGGCGATCTGTTCTACACCATGAACAAGGAGGCGGCGGGCGACGATCTCGGCCTGACGCTCCAGACAGGCTTCGTCACCAAGGCGCTGGTGGGGCTCTTCGGCTCCGACAGGTTCAGGCTCGCAGTCTCCGCCGACGGCAGCACCTTCTTCGACGGGCTCAGCGTGGACAACGCCACCGGCATCGTCGACCAGCCCCGGCTGCCGCGCTTCAAGGCGTATACCAACTACGACAACTATGTCGGCGTCGGGACCTGGACGAAGATCGGCCTCAACAACACCGACTACAACGATCAGGGCGCCTTCGATGCCACGAACAACCACTTCGTGGCGCCCGTCGACGGCACCTACCTCTTCGGCGCGACGCTCATGTACAAGGTCAACGCCAGCACGACCGCGCGCATGCGGGGGCGGCTGGTGCTGAACGGAACCACGGAAATCCGCGGCTCCGTCGGCGAGATCTCCGCCACCCATGTCTCGCTCGCCACCGCGATCTGGCTGCAGACCATGGTGCCGCTCACC from Paracoccus sp. SMMA_5_TC includes these protein-coding regions:
- a CDS encoding DUF2460 domain-containing protein, encoding MAFHEVRFPDNISRGARGGPERRTQIVELASGDEERNASWANSRRRYDVAYGIRRADDLAAVVAFFEARNGRLHGFRFKDWGDHKSCLPSGAPSPTDQAIGTGDGTTTAFQLVKRYASGAQSWSRAIAKPVAGTVRIALGGVEQLSGWTVDTTTGVVSFGAAPGSGVAITAAFEFDVPVRFDTDALDVTLDLERLGSITSIPLLELRR
- a CDS encoding DUF2163 domain-containing protein translates to MKSLDPALQAHLDEGATTLAWCWRIARADGASFGFTDHDRTLAFDGTDFEPESGLTASEVRSGSDLSVDAQDAEGVLTSDRITEADILDGRWDNAEVDVWRVNWADTGQRVLLRRGAIGQIRRGRLAFVAEVRSLAHVLGQTVGRTFQATCDAALGDVRCGVDLEDPAVKGTGAVIDLLRDRAFTASGLGGFTSGWFTFGTLDWTSGANAGRRTEVLGHDVTDGIAVLTLLEAPVRAIVEGDGFTIRAGCDKRMETCGAKFANIANFRGFPHIPGQDAVLRYATKDGGHEGSVL
- a CDS encoding NlpC/P60 family protein; translation: MRVIAIARAWLGTPYHDQASLRGVGCDCLGLARGVWREVVGPEPFPIPPYSRDWGEMGPREVLAEGASAMMIEVSPAEPGPGALVLFRMRPRAIAKHVGILTEPDSFLHAYERLGVIEEPLTIAWRRRIAFAFLFPQR
- a CDS encoding baseplate multidomain protein megatron, which produces MATLVLGAAGAAIGGSIGGAILGVSAATIGGFIGSTIGSVVDSWIISSLAPMQRIEGARLDTLRITSASEGAVIPRLYGRMRMGGNIIWATDFREETKTTTQGGGKGGGGGKVKTTEYLYYASFAVALCEGPITGIGRIWADGKPMDLSGVTWRWYPGSEAQGPDPFIAARMGAANTPAYRGTAYVVFEELALSTFGNRLPQLSFEVFRPLADPDTAEGLTRAVTMIPASGEFTYATQAICKTDGGATVPENLNALADSTNMVEALDRLQAMAPAVESVSLVVAWFGDDLRAGSCKVRPGVEVTAKSTTPATWSVNGVSRASAFLVSRDDQDRPVYGGTPSDFAVVQAIQEMKARGLRVTFYPFILMDVPPGNSLPNPYSDNAAETGQPVFPWRGRITCSPAAGFAGTVDKTATAAAQVAALFGAATPASFSVSGQSVSWTGTPGDWGLRRMVLHYAHLCAAAGGVDAFLIGTEMPGLTTIRSGASTYPAVQAYRDLLADVRSILGSGTKIGYAADWSEYFGHQPGDGSGDVFFHLDPLWADPEIDFVGIDNYMPLSDWRDGFEHLDAAEGWPAIYDRAYLQGNIAGGEGFDWFYASAADRSAQVRTPITDGGAAKPWVFRYKDLCAWWSNAHYDRPGGVESGTPTAWAPQSKPIWFTELGCPAIDRGTNQPNVFFDPKSSESFTPHFSRGWRDDAIQRAYLEATYLWWGDAANNPLSSVYGGRMVHVPECAAWTWDARPYPFFPALTDVWTDGANWRLGHWLTGRLGAVSLAALVRHLCLRAGLPEDRIDVTGLWGAVEGYAITALESPRASITTLSRHFGFDAVETEGVIRFVMRGRASVATLAPDDLVAGREGDILELTRGQETELPQALKWQVARADEDYDAALVEARRITVETTRIASESFPMAVPPEEAERRCRRALMEAWVGRETAAFRLPPSRLALDPADAIRLAHDGRLVDLRLVSIADAEARGIEAVCQDRATYDLPPGDPRAASLTRAVVFGAPDAVLMDLPQLTEDQPAHRPLVAAHAVPWPGEMAVFRSPSTDGFELLTAFGSRARIGALVSDFFAGPTSRFDLGNTLVVDMLTGTLESVTDLTLFGGANALAIESTSGVWEIVQAGAAELLAPGRYRLTRLLRGQRGTEGAMGNPAPAGARVVVLDTALASLPIAEADLGIPWNWRIGPASRPVSDETYVAQAFTPAGIGLRPFSVVHVGQPWRRPRAPGDLTIRWTRRSRALAADSWGGLEVPLTEELDAYEVEILDGATVRRVLSATTTSAIYTAAQQTDDWGGPLGPGDALDIRIFQLSALVGRGAPKTVTLIL
- a CDS encoding DUF2793 domain-containing protein, whose product is MSDATTHLLLPYILAAQAQKHVTHNEALRILDGLVQLSVLDRDLAAPPASPADGDRYIIGSGATGDWAGWDLNVALWTDGAWLRLPPRTGWRAWVEDERLLLVFDGAGWVGTTPSELQNMALLGVGTTADASNPFSAKLNAALWTAKTVAEGGTGDLFYTMNKEAAGDDLGLTLQTGFVTKALVGLFGSDRFRLAVSADGSTFFDGLSVDNATGIVDQPRLPRFKAYTNYDNYVGVGTWTKIGLNNTDYNDQGAFDATNNHFVAPVDGTYLFGATLMYKVNASTTARMRGRLVLNGTTEIRGSVGEISATHVSLATAIWLQTMVPLTAGDTVELQGYFRVADGYFAADHTSFWGCKIG